TGCATCAAAAATTATCAGCTATGCCCAAGGCTTTATGATGTTGAAACAAGCTTCAGAAGAACATCAATGGAACCTAAATTTTGGAGATCTCGCTTTATTGTGGCGAGGCGGATGCATAATACAAAGTGCATTTTTAGATGCTATCTACAATGGCTTTAAAAATGAACCTGAAGCACCATCGCTAATCTTACAAAGCTACTTCAAGTCTGTATTGCAAAAGTCAGAGCCTGGATGGCGCAGAACCGTCGCTTATGCCGTCGGTTCGGGATGTCCAACACCATGTTTAGCGGCAGCAATAACCTTTTATGATGGTTACCGTACCGGAGAATCTTCGATAGCCTTAGCTCAGGGATTAAGAGATTATTTCGGAGCGCATACCTACGAACGTAAAGATAGACCTCGAGGAGAATTCTACCATACAGATTGGATAGGAACAAAAACTACTTCGAAAGTATAATAGGCGCTAAATCAGTTATGAAGTGTTACATTTCATAACTGAAAAACAAATTCCAACTTTCTATAAGAGGCCTTCTTTGTTTATAAATGAAAAAGAGTGCCCTAGTCTATTTTTAGAACTTCAATAAACGCTGTGTTTGGAATGGAAACCTTACCAAATTCTTTCATGCGTTTTTTCCCTTTCTTCTGCTTTTCCCAGAGCTTACGTTTCCTGGTGATATCTCCACCGTAGCACTTCGCAGTAACGTTTTTTGAAAGAGCTCGGATTGTTTCTCGAGCAATGACTTTCTTATTAATAGCAGCTTGAATAGGGATTTTAAAAAGCTGCTGAGGGATCACATCAACAAGCTTTTCACAGATATTTCTTCCTCTAGATTCAGCCTTGTCCCTATGTACAAGACAAGAAAAAGCATCTACAGGTTCATCATTAATCAAAATTTCAAGCTTAATGATAGAACCCTTGCGATAATCTCCAAGACGATAGTCAAAAGATCCATAACCCTTAGTTACAGATTTTAATTTGTCATTAAAGTCAGAGACTATCTCATTTAACGGGAGATCATAAGAAAGAACAAGCCTATGCTGGTCTAGCATTTCGGTTTTTAAACAAACACCACGTTTATCCAAACACAGGTTCATAATACTGCTTAAGTATTCTTGAGGCGTAATAATATTTACATGAACCCAAGGTTCTTCAAGATGTTCAATAATTGAAGGATCAGGGTAGGCTGTAGGATTGTCTATTAACAGAGTTTTCCCATTTTTTAAGACTACTTTATAAATCACACTAGGTGCTGTAGCAATAATATCTAAGTCAAATTCTCGTATGATTCTTTCAAAAACAATTTCTAAGTGTAGAAGACCCAGAAAACCACAACGGAAACCAAAACCTAATGAATGGCTGCTTTCTTGTTCTATAGTTAGGGCAGAATCATTGAGCTGTAAGCGACTCAAGGCATCCTTTAAAGTATCAAAATCTGAAGAGTCAATAGGGTAAATACCAGCAAATACTACAGGATTAATTTCCTTAAAGCCTTCTAAGGGCACTTTTGCAGGATGCTTAACCGTAGTTACAGTATCGCCAATTTTTACATCTTTTACTTTTTTAAGGTTGGCAATGAAATAACCCACCTGACCAGCTTGTAAGGACCTATCAATTAAAGTAGCTTCAGGAAGGAAAGCCCCCACTCCTAATACTTCAAAAGCGGATCCTTTAGTCGCCATGAAAGTAATCCGATCGCCCTTCTTAATCTCTCCACTGATAACACGAACGTACACCATAATACCAACATAAGGATCATAGTGAGAGTCAAAAATCAGTGCTTTTAATTCGGTTTCTTCAGGCGCTTTTGGAGGGGGGATAAGCTCAATAATTGCTTCGAGAATTTCAGAGATGCCCTGGCCTGTTTTTGCTGAACACGCAATAGCGTGAGTAGTATCCAAGCCTATATAATCCTCAATCTGCTTGCGAATTCCTTCAGGATCTGCAGCAGGTAGGTCAATCTTATTTAAAATCGGAATGATTTCTAGATCTCGTTCCAATGCTAAATAAACATTAGCTAAACTTTGTGCCTGTACTCCTTGGGCTGCATCAACAATAAGCAAGGCTCCTTCACACGCTGCTAATGACCTTGACACCTCATAAGAAAAATCTACGTGGCCAGGAGTATCTATAAGGTTAAGCTCGTAAAGCTCCCCATTATACATGTAGGTCATAGTCACAGGATGCGCTTTAATCGTGATGCCGCGCTCTCTTTCTAAATCCATAGAATCTAGGAGCTGCTCGCGCATCTCTCTTTGCTCCACAGTGCTCGTGCTTTCAAGTAGCCGATCGGCAATCGTAGATTTCCCGTGATCGATATGAGCAATAATAGAAAAATTTCGAATGTTTTCTAGTTTATAGTTTTTCAAAATAAGACTCGAATTTCTTCGATTGTAAAAGGGCTATGTTAGACTGAGAATAGTTAGTTGTCAATCTGGTAGGATATAAGAAAATGAGTTTGTTTTAATTATAAGCAATTGGGATAAAATGATAGTTTGTTTTTTATGAAACAAAAATCATAGTTTAAGGAAGGTTTTAGAAATTGAGCTTTAAGGTTTTTATAAAAAAAAATCCCTACCTAATAAAAGGTAAGGATTTTTTTGCGGAAACGCTTCCTGTCAAACCTATGAGGAAGGACTCTCAACAGCAGCAGTTCCTTGAATCGGTGCTGCAGGAGCTGCAGCAGCCTCTTCTTCCGCCAACTCTTGCTCTTTAAGAGCAGATTGAACTAAGAACAGCTTATTAAGCTTTGTAGCAGAAACTAACCACACGGCAATAATCAAGAATAAAGCTACGGCTAGGTAAGGTGTCATAGCGCCGATACTTCCGCAAATCACCAAAAGACCCTGCTGAATTAAAGATCCTCCGGATTTTCCGAAACGAGCAGCAACTACGTCAATAGCAGCTTTACCTTTAACTTTTTGTTCTTGATCCAATGGAATGTATGCCATTTCTTTAGTTGCATCGAAAAGGGCATACTTTGTGGATTTTGACAGAATGTTTTGGATCGCACCAACCATAACGGCAAGCATTAACGGTGTTGTTCCTAACATTGCCACGATTCCAGAAGCTTGATCTCTGAAAATTACTAGGGCGAAGAAGAGAACTCCTGTCAATAATACCATTACTGGAGTAACAAGAGCGCCTGTTAACCAGCCAAATCTACGGATAACGTTACCACCAACGAATAACATAACGATAACAGATACAACTCCTGTCCAGAAGGAGAAATTCCCCATGAACTGGCTGTATTCATTAGCATTTGGATATTGCATTTTCAGCTGACTCTTCCAAGTAACTTCTACTAGGTTAATGCAAACACCGTAGCAGATAACTAGAAGCGCTAATAATAACATGTAAGGGGATCTAGCGAGATAAGCAAAGCTTTCTTTCATGCTCATCTTTGGCTTAGATTTCTTAGTCTTTTTAATATCTTCTGGAGAGTAGAATCTAGGATCAGTAAGAACATTTCGGTTGATCCACCAGTAGCATAACATAATTACGCAACCAGAAAGAAGAACCATGCTCATTAACAGATATAGAGAAAGACCCCAAGGATCTGAGTTTTCTGATGCGCTAGCACGAAGCTTAGAAGCCCAGATAATCGCGCGTCCAGAAGCAAGAAGGGCTACGTTAGCGCCAACTCCAAATAAAGCGTAAAAACGTTTTGCTTCGCTAATTCTAGTGATCTCGTTTGCAAAACCCCAGAACATTAAAGAAAGCATTACGCTTCCCCATAGCTCGGAAAGTACGTAAAACGCTGCAAAAGTCCAGTTCCTCAACATGGCAACACAACCAGCCAATCCTTGAGGAAGGATAGCCTGCATTTTGTCTGCAAGGTTTGTTGGATGCAATAAATCACGGAATGGATAAATTACCATGGGAAATAAAGCAAAGAATAGAAGAAATGGAGTGATAACCGCGTAAAAGAGGGATTGTTTGCTTAAAATGTTGCTTAACTTTGCATAGATAAGCATGAAAACAACAGCGCAAGGAACGACAAGCCAAAGTTTGATGAAAGGTATAGCCTCTGCACCAGAGCCGGGAGCCGTTACGATAAGAGTGTCTTTTGTATCACGTAATACGGTGTAGTTGAACGCAATACAGAAGAACATTAGGAACATTGGCAGAACCTTTTTCAGCTCGTGTGCATGTATCGGCCAAAGAAAGGAACGCAATTTTCCAAAAGGTTTTTCCGCTGTTTGTGTCATATTTACCCTCTGAAATAGCTTAATTTATTTATAAGTTATTAATAGTTTGATATTTAAAACGAATGATTTTATTTTTAGCCCCCTAGTATAACAGTTTTTTACCCTAATTTACAAGAAAAAAGGAGAGGAGAGACACTAGGAATCTCCAGGGAACCTAACCCGATTAGGTGGCTAAAGGTGCTTCTTCGTCTCGATGTAAAGTCTTTTTTTTAAACAAAAGACTGAGGAGAATCTAAATTAGAAGAATTTGTTCTTACTGCCTCTACGTACGCATTCCACAGTTCCACACTAACGATGCCGTTGCGGATGGAGCGAATCAGCTCTCTTTTTAAGGAAGGTAGGGGCTTTTTTGGGCTAAACCTTGCAAGTAGATCTTTATCTCCAACTTGTCTAGCTAATTCCAGAACACGTTCTATATCAGTTTTGGTAAAATTAATAAAGTCTCTACGTTTTTTAGATCCTCTAGGAGCCCTTGGTTTAGGGTTGATAGCTCTGGGTGAATCAGAGTCTAAAATAAATGTTTTTAACATTTTTAAAAATTGTTCGGGAGCAGCGAGCTTCATCTTTTTTAATGTAAAATGATGCATATAACCACCGCTTGGCCCGGGAAGATAGCGACATAAATCGTTTTCTTTATTTCCGCAGACCTTTCTAATAGCTTTTAAGATCAGTTTTTCTATTTCTTCATTTGTATTCGACTGCTCTACGGCCATGAAACCCACCTTTATAACTTGCTAAATCTTCGTAAAAATTAATCGATGCTTACTTTACAAATTTTATAAGAAAGAATTTGGCATACTTTCAAATTAATGTTTAGAAAAATAAAATTAAAGTTCTCTTTATTTAGAGACGTAATTTATGTTGGATTTTGCTTTTTTTCGCAATATTATTTTCCAGGAAAATATCATTTTGTTTCTTAAATAACTTTAAAAGAAACAATCATAAGGGCAAGAAATTTCTAGCTGTAACATTTATTTCTTCATTAAAAGGGTTTTTTCTTTCTCCTGACACTTCTTTTGGTTTCTTTATAATTAAGTCACTTCTGGGAAACTGGAAGTGCGTTTTGAAGTTTTGCTTTCTAATTCTTCTAATGATTTCTCTAAATAACGAGACTTTTTTGCCATTTTTATATAACCTAAGAAATTTCATTATTTCAAATTTTAGTTAGTTTCCTGAAAAAAATCTTCCTAATGGGGGTTTATCTTGCTCAAACATTTATTAAAAAAAATCAAAATTTCTATCGCTGCTGCTTTAGTTTTTGTTGTTTTTGGATGCTCTTCTCCTCAGGTTCAAGATAATAATAATAAAGTTTATGTGCTTTCTATGAACAGGATGTTACACGATTGCATTTCTAGAATTGTAGGAGATAAAATACATACATTAGTTCTCATCGATGGGGCTATAGATCCTCATGCTTATGAAATGGTTAAGGGGGATGAGGATAAAATGGCTGTAAGCAAACTTATTTTTTGTAACGGCTTGGGTTTGGAGCATTCAGCAAGTTTACGTAAGCATTTAGAAGGAAACCCAAAAACTATCGATATAGGGGCAAGATTAATGTCTCGGCAAGCTTTTGTCCCCTTAGAAGAGGATGGGTTTTATGACCCACATATCTGGACAGATATGCGCATCTGGACAGAGGGTGTTAAGGAGATGTCAAAGGCTTTAATTAATGAGTTCCCTGAGTGGGAAGAAGAGTTTAAATCTAACTCAGAAGCTCTTTTAAAAGAGATGCAGATATTAGATGTTTGGGCTGAGAAGTGTTTGTCTACGGTTCCTGAGGAGTCTAGATATTTAGTTTCAGGTCACAATGCCTTTAGCTATTTTACGCGGCATTATTTAGCAACTTCAGCGGAAGTTAGAGATAACACGTGGTCCAAGAGATGCATTTCTCCGGAAGGGATCTCTCCAGAGGCACAAATTAGTATTCGAGACATTATGCTTGTTGTTGATTACATTCACGAACATAATGTGAACGTAATATTTCCAGAAGATACTTTGAATCAGGATGCGTTGAAAAAAATTGCTTCTTGTTTGAAGAAAGGGCACAATATTCGCTTGTCAAAACGTCCTTTATACAGCGATAACGTCAAACGAGATTACTTCAATACGTTTAAACATAATGTTTGTACGATTACCGAAGAATTAGGGGGAACTATTTTTGAATAGACAAAATGAAGCTGCTTGGTCTGTGCATGATCTATGTGTAAACTACGATCACGCTGATGTTTTATGCCATGTTTCTTTTTCTTTGCAAAAGGGGTCATTAACAGCAATTTTGGGCCCTAATGGTGCAGGAAAGAGTACTCTTTTAAAAACTTCTTTAGGGTTAATACGCCCTTTTTCAGGATGCGCCTTGTTTTTTGGGAAAAAATTTAGAAAAGTACACCAACGCGTTGCCTATATGCCTCAGCGAGCTAGTGTTGACTGGGATTTCCCTATGACAGTTTTAGATCTAGTATTGATGGGTTGCTATGGCTACAAGGGAATGTGGGGGAGAATCACATCGGATGATCGAAACGAAGCTTTTGAGATTTTAGAACGTGTGGGCTTAGCCAATTTAGCAGGAAGACAAATTGGCAAACTGTCCGGAGGACAGCAGCAAAGAGCTTTTCTAGCTCGTGCCCTTATGCAAAAAGCAGACCTTTATCTTATGGATGAGTTGTTTTCTGCTATAGATATGGCTTCATATCATACCGTGGTTGATGTGTTGCATGATTTAAAATCCGAAGGAAAGACTATTGTTGTTGTTCATCATGATCTTAGTCATGTGCGCCAACTTTTTGACCATATTATTTTATTAAATAAACATCTTATTTGTTGTGGCCCTGTTGACGACTGTTTAACAAGCGACAATATTTTCCAAGCTTATGGTTGTGAATTAGACCTCTTAGATCGAACTCTTAAACTATCTAGAGGAAAGCAGCAAGGAACGTACTAAATGCTCAATTGTATTTTTATTGATTCCGTATTTTTATCTAGCTTTCTAGCTGTTACATTAATTTGTATGACAATAGCTTTATGGGGAACCTTGCTGTTAGTAAGCAAACAACCTTTATTAAGCGAAAGTCTTTCTCACGCTTCTTATCCAGGATTGTTATTAGGTGCCTTGTTAAGCACCAAAGTCTCTATTTTTACAGATTCTGTAATTTTAATTATTGTTTTTGGGTGTCTCGCAGCTATTTTAGGCTATGGGACGATAGGTTTTTTGGAAAGAAAGCTTAAGGTTCATAAAGACGCCGCCTTATGCTTTGTTTTAGTGGGATTTTTTAGTCTGGGAGTTATTTTAGCTAGTTATGTGAAAGATTGCTGCCCACTCTTGTATAATCGTATCAACGCTTATCTCTATGGCCAAGCAGCTACTTTAGGCTATGTAGAAGCTAAACTAGCCGCTTTTGTTTTTCTAATTTCCTTATTAACTTTGTGGTGGTGGTATCGTCAGATTGTTGTTGCCGCCTTTGACAAGGATTATGCGGCTACTTGCGGATTGCAAACCCGCTTGTCTGGAGCTGTTATTCTTATATTTACATCTCTCGTTATTGTCAGTGGTGTACGTTCTGTTGGTATCGTATTGATATCCTCAATGTTTGTCGCACCTTCTTTAGCCGCTCGTCAATTATCCGATAGACTCCCTGTGATTTTTCTTCTCTCATGTTTGTTTGCTGCGGTCTGTGGTGCTCTAGGAAGTTATATTTCCGTCGCCGTAAGTTGTCATGTTGCTGGTCACCCAGGTATAGTAACTCTTCCCACAGGACCTTTGGTTGTTGTTATAGCAGGCTGCTTAGCTTTTCTTTGTTTGCTGTTTTCACCGAAATCTGGGTGGGTGTTTCGGTATATTCGTAGGAAATCCTTTTCTTTTTCTAAGAATCAGGAGCACTTGCTGAAGGTTTTTTGGTATTTACAAGAGGATCAATTAGTAGAGGTTGGTGCACGTACCCTTGTTTGTTCTTATAAATATCAAGAATATTTTGGTCCAAAAGCTTTCCCTAGATTTAGGATTTGGTTGCTTGAAAAACTCGGGTTTTTAAAGCGTACTGGATATCGTTGGTGCCTTACCGAGAAGGGTAAGACTGAAGCAGAAAGGTTAGTGCGTTCTCATAGATTATGGGAATGCTACTTAGTCCGTACCTTAGATTTCAAAGAAGAAGAGGTCCATGAATTCGCTGAAGAAATGGAACATGTCTTAACAGATGAGTTAGATCACGCAATTACAGAAATGTTAGACAACCCTAACTATGATCCCCACGATCGATTGATTCCAAAAAAGAAGAACAAGAAGGATTAGTACTATGATAGGAGTCTTTTCCCCATATCACGGGGTTTCTTTTCTCCAATTTTTCATTGTTTTTTTCTCAAGAATGTTTTCTGGAGAGCTTTTCCGAGGACATTTATTTATTGATGATATTCAATTGATAGTGTTTCTAGCCATTGCTGTATCAGGAGCCTTCGTAGGGAGTTTTTTAGTTCTAAAAAAAATGGCAATGTATGCCAATGCCGTTTCCCATACAGTGTTATTTGGCTTGGTTAGTATTTGTTTATTTACCCATCAATTAACAGCGCTGTCTTTAGGGGAGCTAACGTTAGCTTCTATTTCTACTGCTTTACTTACAGGATTTCTTATTCACTTTATTAGGAACACTTTTCGTGTGCCTGAAGAAGCAAGTACAGCTCTAGTTTTTTCTTTATTATTTTCGATGAGCTTGCTTTTTCTAGTGTTTTTAACGCGTAACGCTCACATAGGAACCGAACTTGTTCTAGGAAACGCAGATTCATTAGCCCGTGGGGACATTTTCCCTGTTTATATGATTCTTTTAGTGAATGTCCTTGTCTCTTTAATAGCCTTTCGTAGCTTTGTCTGTATTTCTTTTGATTCTGTATTCTCTTTTTCTTTAGGTATCCCTACAAAAATAATTGATTATTTAATCATTTTACAATTGTCAGCGAGCTTAGTAGGTGCTTTTAAAGCCGTAGGCGTACTAATGGCATTAGCTTTCTTATTAATTCCAGGGCTCATTGCTAAAATTTTTGTTGTGTCCGTACGCGGTATGTTTGTCTGGTCCTTAATTTTTGGATCCCTTACAGCATTACTTGCCCCAGCACTTTCTAGAGCAATTTTTACATCTTACGGTATTGGTTTATCAACTTCGGGAATCTCAGTTTTCATACTAATAATTATTTATTTGCTTGTCTCAGTATTTCATTACGGGAAGAAGTTGGTAGGTAAAAAGAGTTCTTTAAACAATAGCCCGAATACAGAATTGACAACTCTGTAACCTAGGGGTATGATTTTTTTTAATTTGTTAAGGTTACTGTTTGAAACATTTAGCTATTTTTGGATCCACTGGTAGTATAGGTCGGCAGACGCTAAAAATTGTTCGGTCTCTTC
This window of the Chlamydia sp. BM-2023 genome carries:
- the lepA gene encoding translation elongation factor 4, producing the protein MKNYKLENIRNFSIIAHIDHGKSTIADRLLESTSTVEQREMREQLLDSMDLERERGITIKAHPVTMTYMYNGELYELNLIDTPGHVDFSYEVSRSLAACEGALLIVDAAQGVQAQSLANVYLALERDLEIIPILNKIDLPAADPEGIRKQIEDYIGLDTTHAIACSAKTGQGISEILEAIIELIPPPKAPEETELKALIFDSHYDPYVGIMVYVRVISGEIKKGDRITFMATKGSAFEVLGVGAFLPEATLIDRSLQAGQVGYFIANLKKVKDVKIGDTVTTVKHPAKVPLEGFKEINPVVFAGIYPIDSSDFDTLKDALSRLQLNDSALTIEQESSHSLGFGFRCGFLGLLHLEIVFERIIREFDLDIIATAPSVIYKVVLKNGKTLLIDNPTAYPDPSIIEHLEEPWVHVNIITPQEYLSSIMNLCLDKRGVCLKTEMLDQHRLVLSYDLPLNEIVSDFNDKLKSVTKGYGSFDYRLGDYRKGSIIKLEILINDEPVDAFSCLVHRDKAESRGRNICEKLVDVIPQQLFKIPIQAAINKKVIARETIRALSKNVTAKCYGGDITRKRKLWEKQKKGKKRMKEFGKVSIPNTAFIEVLKID
- the npt1 gene encoding NTP/NDP exchange transporter Npt1, whose protein sequence is MTQTAEKPFGKLRSFLWPIHAHELKKVLPMFLMFFCIAFNYTVLRDTKDTLIVTAPGSGAEAIPFIKLWLVVPCAVVFMLIYAKLSNILSKQSLFYAVITPFLLFFALFPMVIYPFRDLLHPTNLADKMQAILPQGLAGCVAMLRNWTFAAFYVLSELWGSVMLSLMFWGFANEITRISEAKRFYALFGVGANVALLASGRAIIWASKLRASASENSDPWGLSLYLLMSMVLLSGCVIMLCYWWINRNVLTDPRFYSPEDIKKTKKSKPKMSMKESFAYLARSPYMLLLALLVICYGVCINLVEVTWKSQLKMQYPNANEYSQFMGNFSFWTGVVSVIVMLFVGGNVIRRFGWLTGALVTPVMVLLTGVLFFALVIFRDQASGIVAMLGTTPLMLAVMVGAIQNILSKSTKYALFDATKEMAYIPLDQEQKVKGKAAIDVVAARFGKSGGSLIQQGLLVICGSIGAMTPYLAVALFLIIAVWLVSATKLNKLFLVQSALKEQELAEEEAAAAPAAPIQGTAAVESPSS
- a CDS encoding zinc ABC transporter substrate-binding protein; this encodes MLLKHLLKKIKISIAAALVFVVFGCSSPQVQDNNNKVYVLSMNRMLHDCISRIVGDKIHTLVLIDGAIDPHAYEMVKGDEDKMAVSKLIFCNGLGLEHSASLRKHLEGNPKTIDIGARLMSRQAFVPLEEDGFYDPHIWTDMRIWTEGVKEMSKALINEFPEWEEEFKSNSEALLKEMQILDVWAEKCLSTVPEESRYLVSGHNAFSYFTRHYLATSAEVRDNTWSKRCISPEGISPEAQISIRDIMLVVDYIHEHNVNVIFPEDTLNQDALKKIASCLKKGHNIRLSKRPLYSDNVKRDYFNTFKHNVCTITEELGGTIFE
- a CDS encoding metal ABC transporter ATP-binding protein, producing the protein MNRQNEAAWSVHDLCVNYDHADVLCHVSFSLQKGSLTAILGPNGAGKSTLLKTSLGLIRPFSGCALFFGKKFRKVHQRVAYMPQRASVDWDFPMTVLDLVLMGCYGYKGMWGRITSDDRNEAFEILERVGLANLAGRQIGKLSGGQQQRAFLARALMQKADLYLMDELFSAIDMASYHTVVDVLHDLKSEGKTIVVVHHDLSHVRQLFDHIILLNKHLICCGPVDDCLTSDNIFQAYGCELDLLDRTLKLSRGKQQGTY
- a CDS encoding metal ABC transporter permease; translation: MLNCIFIDSVFLSSFLAVTLICMTIALWGTLLLVSKQPLLSESLSHASYPGLLLGALLSTKVSIFTDSVILIIVFGCLAAILGYGTIGFLERKLKVHKDAALCFVLVGFFSLGVILASYVKDCCPLLYNRINAYLYGQAATLGYVEAKLAAFVFLISLLTLWWWYRQIVVAAFDKDYAATCGLQTRLSGAVILIFTSLVIVSGVRSVGIVLISSMFVAPSLAARQLSDRLPVIFLLSCLFAAVCGALGSYISVAVSCHVAGHPGIVTLPTGPLVVVIAGCLAFLCLLFSPKSGWVFRYIRRKSFSFSKNQEHLLKVFWYLQEDQLVEVGARTLVCSYKYQEYFGPKAFPRFRIWLLEKLGFLKRTGYRWCLTEKGKTEAERLVRSHRLWECYLVRTLDFKEEEVHEFAEEMEHVLTDELDHAITEMLDNPNYDPHDRLIPKKKNKKD
- a CDS encoding metal ABC transporter permease, with product MIGVFSPYHGVSFLQFFIVFFSRMFSGELFRGHLFIDDIQLIVFLAIAVSGAFVGSFLVLKKMAMYANAVSHTVLFGLVSICLFTHQLTALSLGELTLASISTALLTGFLIHFIRNTFRVPEEASTALVFSLLFSMSLLFLVFLTRNAHIGTELVLGNADSLARGDIFPVYMILLVNVLVSLIAFRSFVCISFDSVFSFSLGIPTKIIDYLIILQLSASLVGAFKAVGVLMALAFLLIPGLIAKIFVVSVRGMFVWSLIFGSLTALLAPALSRAIFTSYGIGLSTSGISVFILIIIYLLVSVFHYGKKLVGKKSSLNNSPNTELTTL